In Bradyrhizobium sp. 1(2017), one DNA window encodes the following:
- a CDS encoding ABC transporter substrate-binding protein, with the protein MSKFTISRRTLLAGASGTLIASRAWAQQPSEVKVGLLVPISGIYARPGTVMRQGAEMAVEHINAQGGIKALGGAKLKLVVLDSGDTTEKAKNAAQRMVAQESDLVAASGAYLSSFTLAVTEVTERANLPVLTLSYSDLITDRGFKYVFQTSATAGSQARQALPQIIKLAETASGKRPKTVAILTDNTAASIASAKSMREGLLAENQLQLIVDETFTPPLADATSLVQRIRSAKPDLLFFLPTVISDAKLLLEKMNEFGLGQGKIPTISFGIAIAEPDMLQTVSPELLQGVLTCVASWGAKGHEALIAELKTRYKEPWMTQNAISTYGDMWVIKDALEKAGKADRVAVGEALRTMDAGPSKYYPLGEIKFDEKGRRVGAGMTIVQWQSGVPVTVFPPELALAKPFWPKS; encoded by the coding sequence ATGAGCAAATTCACGATAAGTCGGCGAACACTGCTTGCCGGCGCGTCCGGCACGCTGATCGCATCCCGCGCCTGGGCCCAGCAACCTTCAGAGGTGAAAGTGGGCCTGCTGGTGCCGATCTCCGGTATCTACGCCCGTCCAGGTACGGTGATGCGGCAGGGCGCCGAGATGGCGGTCGAACACATCAACGCGCAAGGCGGCATCAAAGCGCTCGGCGGCGCCAAGCTGAAGCTCGTCGTGCTGGATTCCGGCGACACCACCGAGAAGGCCAAGAACGCCGCCCAACGCATGGTGGCGCAGGAGAGCGATCTGGTCGCGGCCAGCGGCGCCTATCTGTCATCCTTCACGCTCGCGGTGACTGAGGTCACCGAGCGCGCCAACCTGCCCGTCCTCACCCTCTCCTACTCCGACCTGATCACGGATCGCGGCTTCAAATACGTGTTCCAGACCTCGGCAACGGCGGGATCGCAGGCCCGTCAGGCCTTGCCGCAGATCATCAAGCTGGCGGAGACCGCGTCGGGCAAACGGCCGAAGACGGTCGCGATCCTCACCGACAACACGGCCGCCTCGATCGCCTCGGCGAAATCGATGCGTGAGGGCCTGCTGGCGGAGAACCAGCTGCAGCTGATCGTCGACGAGACGTTCACCCCGCCGCTGGCGGACGCGACATCGCTGGTGCAGCGGATCCGCTCGGCGAAACCCGATCTGCTCTTCTTCCTCCCGACGGTGATCTCGGACGCAAAACTGCTGCTCGAGAAGATGAACGAGTTTGGCCTCGGCCAAGGCAAGATTCCGACGATCTCGTTCGGCATCGCCATCGCCGAGCCGGACATGCTGCAGACCGTGAGCCCGGAACTGCTCCAGGGCGTCCTGACCTGCGTTGCGAGCTGGGGTGCCAAAGGCCACGAGGCCCTGATCGCCGAATTGAAGACCCGCTACAAGGAGCCGTGGATGACGCAGAACGCGATTTCCACCTACGGCGACATGTGGGTGATCAAGGACGCGCTGGAGAAGGCCGGCAAGGCCGACCGCGTCGCCGTCGGCGAAGCCCTGCGCACCATGGATGCGGGGCCTTCCAAATATTACCCACTGGGCGAGATCAAGTTCGACGAGAAAGGCCGCCGCGTCGGCGCCGGCATGACCATCGTGCAGTGGCAATCCGGCGTGCCGGTGACGGTGTTTCCGCCTGAGCTCGCGCTGGCGAAGCCGTTCTGGCCCAAGAGCTGA
- a CDS encoding carboxymuconolactone decarboxylase family protein, whose translation MDKATYDRGLEIRKSVLGNEFVDKAIASADDFNRPMQDLTTEYCWGYVWGREGLTRKTRSFLNLAMLCALNRPHELKTHVRGALANGATREEIREVFMQVAIYCGVPAGVDAFRNAKEVFAELDKK comes from the coding sequence ATGGACAAGGCGACCTACGACCGCGGCCTGGAGATCCGCAAGAGCGTGCTCGGCAACGAGTTCGTCGACAAGGCGATCGCATCCGCGGACGACTTCAACCGGCCGATGCAGGACCTCACCACCGAGTATTGCTGGGGCTATGTCTGGGGACGTGAAGGCCTGACACGCAAGACCCGCAGCTTCCTCAATCTGGCGATGCTCTGCGCGCTCAATCGACCACACGAGCTGAAGACCCACGTCCGCGGCGCGCTCGCCAACGGCGCAACCCGCGAGGAGATTCGCGAGGTCTTCATGCAGGTCGCGATCTATTGCGGCGTACCGGCCGGCGTGGACGCGTTCCGGAACGCGAAGGAAGTCTTCGCCGAACTCGACAAGAAGTAG
- a CDS encoding SDR family oxidoreductase translates to MKGKWALVTGATAGLGLAVAEGLAGAGANIVLHDLVAPKQAADDLRTRFSVEVIPAAADLSRRDAIETMMADLLDRCGAIDVLVNNAVIRHFSAIEQFPPDRWDQALAVNLSAPFHLIRLALPAMKQRGWGRIVNMGSIYSSRAVEDRIDYVTTKTAILGLTRAVAIETARSGVTCNTLCPGTLPTPAILNKIATIASSSNRPVDEVTREYLGERQPTQRFIEMDAVAAMVVFLCGPAANDITGASLPIDGGWSVA, encoded by the coding sequence ATGAAGGGCAAGTGGGCGCTCGTGACCGGTGCGACGGCGGGCCTTGGCCTCGCCGTAGCCGAGGGCCTGGCCGGCGCGGGCGCGAACATTGTCCTTCATGATCTGGTTGCGCCGAAGCAGGCCGCGGACGATCTCCGCACCCGCTTCAGCGTCGAGGTCATCCCCGCGGCTGCCGACCTATCCCGGCGCGACGCCATCGAGACCATGATGGCTGACCTGCTCGACCGCTGCGGCGCCATTGATGTCCTCGTCAACAATGCGGTTATCAGGCATTTCTCGGCCATCGAGCAGTTTCCACCCGATCGCTGGGACCAGGCGCTCGCGGTGAACCTGTCGGCGCCGTTCCACCTGATCCGCCTCGCCCTGCCGGCCATGAAGCAGCGCGGCTGGGGCCGGATCGTCAACATGGGCTCGATCTATTCGAGCCGCGCGGTCGAGGACCGCATCGATTACGTCACCACCAAGACGGCCATTCTCGGCCTGACCCGCGCGGTGGCCATCGAGACCGCCCGCAGCGGCGTTACCTGCAACACGCTCTGCCCCGGCACGCTGCCGACGCCCGCAATCCTGAACAAGATCGCGACGATCGCATCAAGCAGCAATCGTCCGGTCGACGAGGTGACCCGCGAGTATCTCGGCGAGCGCCAGCCCACCCAGCGCTTCATCGAAATGGATGCGGTCGCCGCCATGGTCGTCTTTCTCTGTGGTCCCGCCGCAAACGACATCACCGGAGCCAGCCTGCCGATCGACGGCGGCTGGTCAGTTGCATGA
- a CDS encoding SDR family oxidoreductase, which yields MTEQSGHTVVLTGAAGGMGRAITKALLDSGRRVVLVDRDAKALEELSATAGDKVFPIQLDVSDPRAVDGLPDAIPGHFKPVDVLINNAGHDIGGRTRFDAGAADDWSNIIQTNLIGLMRVTRAILPEMVRRNAGHIVNISSINAVRIVPDMAAYSTSKAGVHMFTETLRGELAETAIRVTELQPGLTRTNIILTRYRGDKQKEKDYFDQFRMALDPADIARSIVFALDQPAHVQIAEMMILPVNRY from the coding sequence ATGACTGAACAATCGGGCCACACCGTCGTCCTGACCGGCGCCGCCGGCGGCATGGGACGCGCCATCACCAAGGCGCTGCTGGACAGCGGTCGCCGCGTCGTGCTGGTCGACCGCGACGCCAAGGCGCTTGAGGAGCTGTCCGCCACGGCCGGCGACAAGGTGTTCCCGATCCAGCTCGACGTCAGCGATCCCCGGGCCGTGGATGGTCTGCCGGACGCCATTCCCGGCCATTTCAAGCCGGTCGATGTCCTCATCAACAATGCCGGACACGACATTGGCGGCCGGACCCGCTTCGACGCCGGCGCCGCCGACGACTGGTCCAACATCATTCAGACCAACCTGATCGGCCTGATGCGCGTCACGCGCGCGATCCTCCCCGAAATGGTTCGGCGCAACGCCGGCCATATCGTCAACATCAGCTCGATCAACGCCGTCCGGATCGTGCCCGACATGGCCGCCTACAGCACCAGCAAGGCCGGCGTGCACATGTTCACCGAGACCCTCCGGGGTGAGCTCGCGGAAACGGCGATCCGGGTCACCGAGCTCCAGCCCGGCCTGACCAGGACCAACATCATCCTGACCCGCTACCGCGGCGACAAGCAGAAGGAAAAGGACTATTTCGACCAGTTCAGAATGGCGCTCGACCCGGCCGATATTGCCCGCTCGATCGTGTTCGCCCTGGACCAGCCCGCCCACGTTCAAATTGCCGAAATGATGATTCTGCCTGTAAACCGGTACTAA
- a CDS encoding GntR family transcriptional regulator has product MERRSELQSTLRIEDVPTVRAMVAQKLREAIMSGTLKPGQRLVERELCEMMGVSRPSIREALRALEADGLVNTVPHRGPVVSTISLEEARQLYAARAVLEGFAGRECARLHDPDVARRIGDALTRLKAAAAKQDLVGCLEAKTDFYAALIGGCRNAFIERALKPLHDRIQLLRITSMSQPKRINKSLREVTAIWRAIQNGDADLAERCCVDHINAAAVAALDMIEKSSAAKEAAASDD; this is encoded by the coding sequence ATGGAAAGACGTAGCGAATTGCAGTCGACACTCCGCATCGAGGACGTCCCGACCGTCCGGGCGATGGTCGCGCAAAAGCTGCGCGAGGCGATCATGTCCGGAACGCTGAAGCCGGGCCAGCGCCTGGTCGAGCGTGAGCTCTGCGAGATGATGGGGGTCAGCCGCCCCTCGATCCGCGAAGCGCTGCGGGCGCTGGAGGCCGACGGGCTGGTGAATACCGTCCCCCATCGCGGGCCCGTGGTCTCCACGATCAGCCTGGAGGAGGCCCGGCAACTCTACGCGGCGCGCGCCGTCCTCGAAGGCTTCGCCGGCCGCGAATGCGCCAGGCTTCACGATCCGGACGTCGCTCGCCGGATCGGGGATGCCCTGACACGGCTGAAGGCGGCCGCCGCCAAGCAGGATCTCGTCGGGTGCCTCGAGGCCAAGACCGACTTTTACGCCGCGCTGATCGGCGGCTGCCGCAACGCCTTCATCGAGCGCGCGCTCAAGCCGCTGCACGACCGGATCCAGCTGTTGCGGATCACCTCGATGTCGCAGCCGAAGCGGATCAACAAGAGCCTGCGCGAAGTCACCGCGATCTGGCGCGCGATCCAGAACGGCGATGCGGACCTCGCCGAGCGCTGCTGCGTCGACCACATCAATGCGGCGGCGGTGGCCGCGCTCGACATGATCGAAAAATCGTCGGCGGCCAAGGAGGCGGCGGCGTCCGACGACTAG
- a CDS encoding tripartite tricarboxylate transporter substrate-binding protein codes for MPYLVRSLILFFLLTPCGAAIADDYPSRPVTMIVPFSAGGPGDVIARILGSAMSSLKQSIVIENVVGAGGTLGTNRVAKAAPDGYTLLLMHVGQATAPALYAKLPFDPVGDFAPIGLVTDVPMILVSRPNFPAKDLRDLVAHIRSAGDKITFGNVGLGSASQLCGLMFMSATDTKLTPIYYKGGGPALNDVIAGHIDVYCDPATGPTPYIQSNTIKGYAITSKKRVATLPDVPTSAEAGAPEFDVTTWYGLYAPRGTPKPVIDHLVGALQTALKDPALISRFAELSMAPVESSRATPDALESFLKSEIGKWGRIIKAAGIEPQ; via the coding sequence ATGCCGTATCTCGTACGATCGCTGATCCTGTTTTTCCTGCTCACTCCCTGCGGCGCGGCCATCGCAGACGACTACCCCTCCCGCCCGGTCACGATGATCGTGCCCTTCTCCGCCGGTGGTCCCGGCGACGTGATCGCACGAATCCTCGGCAGCGCCATGAGCTCGCTGAAACAGTCCATCGTGATCGAGAATGTCGTCGGCGCCGGCGGCACGCTCGGCACCAACCGCGTTGCCAAGGCGGCCCCCGATGGCTACACGCTGCTCCTGATGCATGTCGGCCAGGCTACTGCGCCCGCCCTTTACGCCAAGCTACCGTTCGACCCGGTCGGCGATTTCGCGCCAATCGGGCTCGTCACCGACGTCCCGATGATCCTCGTGTCGCGCCCGAACTTTCCGGCCAAGGATCTCCGCGATCTGGTCGCGCACATTCGAAGCGCCGGCGACAAGATCACCTTCGGCAATGTCGGTCTGGGCTCAGCCTCGCAGCTTTGCGGCCTGATGTTCATGAGCGCCACCGATACCAAGCTCACCCCGATCTACTACAAGGGCGGCGGGCCTGCTTTGAACGACGTCATCGCCGGCCACATCGACGTCTATTGCGACCCTGCAACCGGGCCGACCCCTTATATTCAATCGAACACGATCAAGGGCTACGCGATCACCAGCAAAAAGCGGGTTGCAACGCTGCCGGACGTGCCGACCTCGGCCGAGGCCGGTGCTCCCGAATTCGATGTGACGACCTGGTACGGTCTCTACGCGCCCCGCGGCACACCGAAGCCAGTGATCGACCATCTTGTCGGCGCGCTGCAGACGGCACTGAAGGATCCCGCCCTAATCAGCCGTTTTGCCGAACTCAGCATGGCTCCGGTCGAATCCAGCCGCGCAACCCCGGATGCCCTGGAATCCTTCTTGAAGTCTGAGATCGGCAAATGGGGACGTATCATCAAGGCGGCCGGAATCGAACCCCAATAG
- a CDS encoding SphA family protein — translation MALVAIALVPVSARADNGGIGFWLPGTMGSLSAVPGQPGMSYTFQYIHLDAVAGGGKAFQNNASIVAGLRAKADVGVFLPTYTFATPVLGGQLTIGAATVPGNIGVDISATLTGPRGNTISGSAFDNRVTWGDLYYIGTLKWNFGVNNFMTYLFGNIPTGTYDSTRLANLSPGFVSVDTGGGYTYLNPKTGREFSVVAGFSFNGTNNALDYRNGIDFHADFAASQFIGKSVHMGAVGYVYQQVTGDSGTGAKLGDNRGSAIGLGPQIGIFFPAWQGYTGYVNFRGYVDIHTENRPTNSTFMATLSFAPAAPEQPVTPRGPRHLK, via the coding sequence GTGGCGCTGGTCGCGATCGCGCTGGTGCCGGTTTCGGCCAGGGCTGACAACGGCGGCATCGGTTTCTGGTTGCCGGGCACCATGGGCAGCCTCTCGGCAGTGCCTGGCCAGCCCGGGATGAGCTACACCTTTCAGTATATCCACCTCGACGCCGTCGCCGGCGGAGGCAAGGCCTTTCAGAACAATGCCAGCATCGTTGCTGGCCTGCGCGCAAAAGCCGATGTTGGAGTCTTCCTGCCGACCTACACGTTCGCAACGCCCGTGCTCGGCGGCCAGTTGACGATCGGGGCGGCAACGGTGCCGGGCAATATCGGCGTCGATATCAGCGCAACGCTGACGGGCCCGCGCGGCAACACGATTTCCGGTTCGGCCTTCGACAACAGGGTCACCTGGGGCGACCTGTATTACATCGGCACCCTGAAATGGAACTTCGGCGTCAATAATTTCATGACATACCTGTTCGGCAACATCCCGACCGGCACCTATGATTCCACCCGCCTTGCCAATCTCAGTCCCGGGTTTGTTTCGGTCGATACCGGCGGCGGCTACACCTATCTCAACCCCAAGACCGGCCGGGAGTTTTCGGTGGTCGCGGGGTTCAGCTTCAACGGTACGAATAATGCGCTGGATTACCGCAACGGCATCGACTTCCATGCCGACTTCGCGGCCTCGCAATTCATCGGCAAGAGCGTCCACATGGGGGCCGTCGGCTATGTCTATCAGCAAGTCACCGGCGACAGCGGTACCGGCGCAAAACTTGGCGACAACAGGGGCTCGGCGATCGGCCTCGGCCCGCAGATCGGCATCTTCTTCCCGGCATGGCAAGGCTATACCGGCTATGTCAACTTCCGTGGCTATGTCGACATCCACACTGAAAACCGGCCGACAAACTCCACATTCATGGCGACCCTGAGCTTTGCGCCGGCCGCTCCGGAGCAACCGGTAACGCCACGTGGGCCGCGGCACTTGAAATAG
- a CDS encoding HlyD family secretion protein, protein MGVAIINSYLVLLFLLVHFRIVPFNLFWKVSPFLVILLTLFGLLVPMGWGAPQGSALVVRHAVSIVPDVAGEVAEVPVMANTPLRAGDVLFKIDPTPFQAQVKTIEAQLRLSSTRLVQMTQLFERDSGRGFDVEQRQSEVDQLKGQLEAAQWNLDKTTVRAPADGYVTNLALRKGARVANLPLSPVMAFIDTSDTLIGVEINQNDARYVEPGQEAEVTFKFAPGHIYKGKVESVLQAIATGQTQTSGSAVMPGTIVAAPFVVRVKLDDGAIARSLPAGSVGTAAIYTEHLKPTHVVRRVILRQVAIVNYVNPF, encoded by the coding sequence ATGGGCGTTGCGATCATCAACTCCTACCTCGTGCTGCTGTTCCTGCTGGTGCATTTCCGGATCGTGCCGTTCAACCTGTTCTGGAAGGTTTCGCCGTTTCTCGTCATCCTGCTGACGCTGTTTGGCTTGCTCGTTCCGATGGGCTGGGGCGCGCCGCAGGGCTCGGCGCTGGTGGTGCGACATGCCGTCTCGATCGTGCCCGACGTGGCGGGGGAGGTGGCCGAGGTGCCGGTCATGGCCAACACGCCTCTCCGGGCGGGCGATGTATTGTTCAAGATCGATCCCACGCCATTCCAGGCGCAGGTCAAGACGATCGAGGCGCAGCTAAGGCTGTCCTCGACCCGCCTTGTCCAGATGACGCAGCTTTTCGAGCGCGACTCCGGCCGTGGCTTCGATGTCGAGCAGCGGCAGTCCGAGGTCGATCAGCTCAAGGGCCAGCTCGAGGCCGCACAGTGGAATCTCGACAAGACCACGGTGCGAGCGCCGGCCGACGGTTACGTCACCAACCTCGCGCTGCGCAAGGGCGCCCGGGTGGCGAACCTGCCACTCTCGCCTGTCATGGCCTTCATCGATACCTCGGACACCCTCATCGGTGTCGAGATCAACCAGAACGATGCCCGCTATGTCGAGCCGGGGCAGGAGGCCGAAGTGACCTTCAAGTTCGCGCCTGGCCATATCTACAAGGGCAAGGTCGAAAGCGTGCTGCAGGCGATCGCCACCGGACAGACACAGACGTCGGGCTCTGCAGTGATGCCAGGGACGATCGTGGCCGCGCCCTTCGTGGTGCGGGTCAAGCTGGATGATGGCGCGATCGCGCGCAGTCTTCCCGCCGGCTCGGTCGGCACGGCGGCGATCTACACCGAACATTTGAAGCCGACGCATGTGGTCCGGCGCGTGATCCTGCGTCAGGTGGCGATCGTAAACTATGTCAACCCGTTCTGA
- a CDS encoding DUF3302 domain-containing protein yields MTGYDIFAWIVLIILVASCVGVFCIAGWLPGHIAKGRGHPWAQAVTVAGWITLICGFALWPVVLIWAYVDVPARKAGEA; encoded by the coding sequence ATGACCGGCTACGACATCTTCGCCTGGATCGTGCTGATCATCCTGGTCGCCAGTTGCGTCGGCGTGTTCTGCATCGCGGGCTGGCTGCCGGGGCACATTGCGAAGGGCCGTGGCCACCCCTGGGCGCAGGCGGTGACGGTGGCGGGTTGGATCACGCTGATCTGCGGCTTTGCGCTGTGGCCGGTGGTATTGATCTGGGCCTATGTCGATGTGCCCGCGCGCAAGGCGGGAGAGGCCTGA
- a CDS encoding DUF1214 domain-containing protein, whose translation MLLYTLLGWAAWSGMTLAQSPTASSIPVTVDNFARAESDLYFSSMVKDAGGLGKLLHRREPATIDNQTVIRLNRDTLYSSAVFDLDAGPATITMPNAGKKFMSLMVVNEDHYVVSVTYDAGRHTFTREKVGTRYMLAGIRTLVDPADPKDIAQVHALQDGIKVEQKAAGKFETPNWDQVSQKKVRDALLVLSATTSGFKNAFGAKGQVDPVRHLLGTAAGWGGNPDKDATYLGVTPAKNDGSTVYKLNVKDVPVNAFWSVSVYNAEGYFEKNPLNAYSVNSITGQKSPDGSVAIQFGGCDGKIPNCIPITKGWNYTVRLYRPRAEILSGKWKFPEPKPVS comes from the coding sequence ATGCTTCTTTACACGCTGCTGGGCTGGGCCGCCTGGAGCGGCATGACGCTGGCGCAGTCGCCGACCGCCAGCTCGATCCCCGTTACCGTCGATAATTTCGCCCGTGCCGAGTCCGATTTGTATTTTAGCAGCATGGTAAAGGATGCCGGCGGGCTCGGTAAACTGCTTCATCGGCGTGAACCTGCGACGATCGACAATCAGACCGTGATCCGTCTCAACCGCGATACGCTCTATTCGTCCGCGGTGTTCGATCTCGACGCAGGACCTGCGACGATCACGATGCCGAACGCCGGCAAGAAATTCATGTCGCTGATGGTCGTCAATGAGGATCACTATGTGGTGTCGGTCACCTACGACGCCGGACGGCATACCTTTACCCGCGAGAAGGTAGGTACGCGGTACATGCTGGCGGGTATCCGCACCCTTGTCGATCCCGCCGACCCCAAGGATATCGCGCAGGTTCACGCCCTTCAGGACGGCATCAAGGTCGAACAGAAGGCTGCGGGCAAGTTCGAAACGCCGAACTGGGACCAGGTCAGCCAGAAGAAGGTGCGTGACGCGCTTCTAGTCCTTTCCGCGACGACGTCCGGTTTCAAGAATGCGTTCGGCGCCAAGGGGCAGGTCGATCCTGTCCGTCATTTGCTCGGCACTGCGGCGGGCTGGGGCGGCAATCCCGACAAGGACGCGACCTATCTGGGCGTTACGCCGGCCAAGAATGATGGGTCGACGGTCTACAAGCTCAACGTCAAGGATGTGCCGGTCAACGCCTTCTGGTCCGTGAGCGTCTACAATGCCGAGGGATACTTCGAAAAGAATCCTCTCAACGCCTACTCGGTCAATAGCATCACAGGACAAAAGAGCCCGGATGGCTCGGTTGCGATCCAGTTCGGCGGCTGCGACGGCAAGATCCCGAACTGCATCCCGATAACAAAAGGCTGGAACTACACCGTGCGCCTCTATCGGCCGCGCGCAGAAATCCTGAGCGGGAAGTGGAAATTCCCGGAGCCAAAACCGGTGAGTTGA